One region of Sulfurihydrogenibium sp. genomic DNA includes:
- the fusA gene encoding elongation factor G, with amino-acid sequence MPRQVPIEKIRNIGIVAHIDAGKTTTTERILFYTGKTYKIGEVHEGSATMDWMEQEKERGITITAATTAAYWKGYQLNIIDTPGHVDFGVEVVRSMKVLDGIIFVFASVEGVQPQSETNWRWADRFEVPRIAFVNKMDRVGANFFGVYEDMKKKLGANPVPIQIPIGAEDNFKGVVDLFKMKAIVWEGDELGAKFEEREIPAELLDLAQEWREKMIEAIVETDESLMEKYFAGEEIPAEDLKKALRKATIERKLVPMLCGTAFKNKGIQPLLDAVIDFLPSPVDIPPVKGVNPNTGEEEVRHASDDEPFCALAFKVMADPYAGQLTYFRVYSGSVKAGQTVYVSNKGKKERIGRILRMHANQREEITEVYAGDIAAAVGIDATTGDTLCDEKAPIILEKMEFPEPVIAMAIEPKTKSDQEKLSQVLNKFMKEDPTFKVSVDPETNQTLIHGMGELHLEIIIDRMKREHKLEVNVGKPQVAYKETIKKKATAEGKFIRQSGGRGQYGHVWIEIEPNQEKEYEFVDKIVGGVIPKEFIPAVDEGIREAMNQGVVAGYPVINVKATLFDGSFHEVDSSEIAFKIAASMAFRDAMKKADPVLLEPIMHVEVDTPEEYMGDVMGDLNRRRGRILGMEKKGGTVTIKAEVPLAEMFGYATDLRSLTQGRATFVMTFEKYEEVPRHIAEQVAGQRNKAHA; translated from the coding sequence AGGCAAGTACCCATTGAAAAGATAAGAAACATAGGAATAGTAGCTCATATAGACGCTGGAAAAACAACAACAACAGAAAGAATACTGTTTTACACTGGAAAAACTTACAAAATAGGTGAGGTCCATGAAGGCTCCGCTACCATGGACTGGATGGAACAAGAAAAAGAAAGAGGTATTACAATTACAGCAGCAACAACAGCTGCTTACTGGAAAGGATACCAATTAAACATAATTGATACTCCGGGACACGTTGACTTTGGTGTTGAAGTAGTCAGGTCAATGAAAGTTCTTGATGGTATTATTTTTGTTTTTGCTTCGGTTGAAGGTGTTCAACCACAATCAGAGACAAACTGGAGATGGGCTGATAGGTTTGAAGTTCCAAGAATAGCATTTGTTAACAAAATGGATAGGGTCGGCGCAAACTTTTTCGGTGTTTACGAAGATATGAAGAAAAAGCTTGGAGCAAATCCTGTCCCTATCCAAATACCGATTGGCGCTGAAGATAACTTCAAAGGTGTTGTAGACCTTTTTAAAATGAAAGCTATTGTTTGGGAAGGCGATGAACTTGGTGCTAAATTTGAAGAGAGAGAAATTCCGGCAGAGCTTTTAGACTTAGCTCAAGAATGGCGTGAAAAAATGATTGAAGCTATTGTAGAAACAGATGAGTCTTTAATGGAAAAGTACTTTGCCGGGGAAGAAATACCAGCTGAAGACTTAAAAAAAGCATTAAGAAAAGCAACAATAGAAAGAAAGCTTGTTCCTATGCTTTGTGGAACGGCATTTAAAAATAAAGGTATCCAGCCATTGCTAGATGCAGTAATAGATTTCCTGCCTTCTCCTGTAGATATTCCACCTGTAAAAGGAGTTAATCCAAATACCGGCGAGGAAGAAGTAAGACATGCATCAGATGATGAACCTTTCTGTGCGTTAGCATTTAAAGTTATGGCAGACCCTTATGCAGGACAGCTGACTTACTTTAGAGTTTACTCCGGTTCAGTAAAAGCCGGTCAGACTGTTTATGTTTCAAACAAAGGCAAGAAGGAAAGAATCGGTAGAATCTTAAGAATGCATGCTAACCAAAGGGAAGAGATTACAGAAGTTTATGCTGGAGATATTGCAGCTGCTGTTGGTATAGATGCGACTACCGGTGACACACTTTGTGATGAAAAAGCACCTATTATTCTTGAAAAGATGGAATTCCCAGAGCCAGTTATTGCGATGGCTATAGAACCAAAAACAAAGTCAGACCAGGAAAAGTTATCTCAAGTTTTAAATAAATTTATGAAAGAAGACCCAACGTTTAAAGTTTCTGTAGACCCAGAAACAAATCAAACATTAATCCACGGAATGGGTGAACTACACCTCGAAATCATAATAGATAGAATGAAAAGAGAACACAAACTTGAAGTTAACGTAGGTAAACCACAGGTTGCATACAAAGAAACCATCAAGAAAAAAGCAACGGCAGAAGGTAAATTTATAAGACAGTCTGGTGGTAGAGGTCAATACGGTCACGTTTGGATAGAAATAGAACCAAATCAAGAAAAAGAATATGAATTTGTAGATAAAATCGTTGGTGGTGTAATACCAAAGGAATTTATCCCGGCAGTAGATGAAGGTATCAGAGAAGCAATGAACCAAGGTGTTGTAGCAGGTTATCCTGTTATAAACGTAAAAGCTACACTCTTTGATGGTTCTTTCCACGAAGTTGACTCATCTGAAATAGCGTTCAAAATAGCTGCTTCTATGGCATTTAGAGATGCTATGAAAAAAGCAGACCCAGTATTGTTAGAACCTATCATGCACGTTGAAGTAGATACACCGGAAGAATACATGGGTGACGTAATGGGCGACCTTAACAGAAGAAGAGGAAGAATCCTTGGAATGGAGAAAAAAGGAGGTACCGTAACCATTAAAGCTGAAGTTCCATTGGCAGAAATGTTCGGATATGCTACAGACTTAAGGTCTCTTACCCAAGGTAGAGCAACGTTTGTAATGACGTTTGAAAAATATGAAGAAGTCCCAAGACATATTGCTGAACAAGTTGCAGGACAAAGAAATAAAGCTCACGCTTAA